The following coding sequences are from one Treponema parvum window:
- a CDS encoding ABC transporter ATP-binding protein: MLEVCNLTKQYGAKFAIRDLTFSAAKNEIVGIVGHNGSGKSTTMNIITGFVTQTSGYVKVDGVDTFKSAKLARSKIGYLPENPALYYDFTVEEQLRFSAKLRKIENLDYSVEEACRKTDILGIRGRLIRNLSKGYKQRVGLAQAFIGNPPLIILDEPSNGLDPHQVSEMRDIIKDESKSHTIVLSSHILNEVELLCDHIVVLNKGTITADGKISYLKEKYMEPDLYDIRLKGLVDSKSTLELKNALEKIGYSISSIDHTLPSLESVFFKINSDNPSGNGNKNESRL; the protein is encoded by the coding sequence ATGCTTGAAGTCTGTAATCTAACAAAGCAATATGGAGCTAAATTTGCAATAAGGGACTTGACTTTTTCAGCGGCGAAAAATGAGATTGTTGGCATTGTTGGTCATAATGGCAGCGGGAAGTCGACAACAATGAACATTATTACAGGATTTGTTACTCAAACTTCCGGCTATGTAAAAGTTGATGGAGTTGATACTTTCAAAAGCGCAAAATTAGCACGTTCAAAAATCGGGTATTTGCCGGAAAATCCTGCTCTTTATTATGACTTTACTGTTGAAGAACAACTTCGCTTTTCAGCGAAGCTCCGTAAAATAGAAAATCTTGATTATTCTGTTGAAGAGGCATGCCGCAAAACAGATATTTTGGGTATTCGTGGTCGCCTGATTCGAAATCTATCAAAGGGATATAAGCAAAGAGTAGGTTTGGCACAAGCATTTATAGGCAATCCACCTCTTATTATTTTAGATGAACCATCTAATGGCCTTGACCCACACCAGGTTTCAGAAATGCGTGATATAATAAAAGACGAGAGCAAATCTCATACAATTGTTTTAAGCTCACACATATTGAATGAGGTAGAACTTCTTTGTGATCATATTGTTGTTCTTAACAAAGGAACCATAACTGCAGATGGGAAAATTTCTTATCTTAAAGAAAAATATATGGAACCAGACCTGTATGATATTCGTTTAAAAGGATTAGTCGATTCAAAAAGCACCTTAGAGCTTAAGAATGCTCTTGAAAAAATAGGGTATTCGATCTCAAGTATCGATCATACTCTTCCTTCGCTTGAGTCAGTCTTTTTTAAAATAAACTCAGATAATCCATCTGGAAATGGAAATAAAAATGAGAGCCGTCTTTGA
- a CDS encoding DEAD/DEAH box helicase, producing the protein MDFLEFSLHDDLQKGIKEAGYVSCTPVQERVLKSATGAADLYVQSQTGTGKTAAYLIAIAQELLVRPEIKGKKALVLVPTRELAVQVEDEAKKLLKYTSLRPFSFYGGVGYEAQVAALKKNVEILIGTPGRVIDLVESKRMALSDVGFLVVDEADRMFDMGFYPDLRTLIKHLPSAENRQTMLFSATLNSYVKNLAWEYTLDAEEIQIESENIVVSEIAQELLHVSSDEKVKLLLGILQKEKPSSAIIFCNTKRGCEVLGKKLKINGIRSDFLIGDMIQSKRLKVLEDFKASRIPVLVATDVAARGIDVSDLAMVVNYDLPNEAENYVHRIGRTARAGKSGKAYTFCSEQDVYNLPAIERFIEMKIPSRVADESLFAEDKSEGVYIRTERRGGGDFDRSASRTRRPRSEESSRRGRPFSKKTESGSRFKKDKNKFSGEERRQDSGREGSKKYGQRERLKGFQTSKDLEKLENLSFDERMKLYRQKYAPGTSSMPKAAPQKGAVRSDGRRKNTRKVSSPKKPGFLSKIMSALGFDQKNKQGKTK; encoded by the coding sequence ATGGATTTTTTGGAATTTTCTTTGCATGACGATCTGCAAAAAGGAATAAAGGAAGCCGGATACGTTTCCTGCACCCCTGTACAAGAGCGGGTTTTAAAAAGTGCAACCGGCGCAGCGGATCTGTACGTTCAGTCTCAAACCGGAACGGGAAAAACAGCCGCTTATTTAATAGCGATAGCGCAAGAACTTCTTGTGCGTCCTGAAATAAAAGGAAAGAAGGCTTTAGTACTCGTTCCCACTCGAGAACTTGCCGTTCAAGTTGAAGACGAAGCGAAAAAACTTTTAAAATACACATCTTTAAGACCGTTCAGCTTTTACGGCGGAGTAGGTTACGAAGCCCAAGTGGCCGCTCTCAAAAAAAACGTTGAAATTTTAATCGGCACGCCGGGGCGCGTCATTGACCTTGTGGAAAGCAAACGCATGGCTCTTAGCGACGTAGGTTTTTTGGTTGTGGACGAAGCCGACAGGATGTTCGACATGGGATTTTATCCCGACTTGCGGACTCTTATAAAGCATCTTCCTTCCGCCGAAAACAGACAGACAATGCTTTTCAGCGCCACGCTCAATTCCTATGTAAAAAATCTTGCATGGGAATATACGCTTGATGCCGAAGAAATTCAGATAGAATCTGAAAATATTGTCGTAAGCGAAATCGCACAGGAACTTTTGCATGTTTCAAGCGATGAAAAGGTAAAGCTTTTGCTTGGAATTTTGCAAAAGGAAAAACCTTCCAGCGCCATAATTTTCTGCAACACAAAGCGCGGATGCGAAGTTTTGGGTAAGAAGCTGAAGATTAACGGTATCCGAAGCGATTTTTTGATCGGCGATATGATTCAGTCCAAGCGGCTTAAAGTTCTTGAAGACTTTAAAGCTTCGAGAATTCCCGTTTTGGTAGCGACTGACGTCGCCGCCAGAGGTATCGACGTAAGCGACCTGGCAATGGTTGTAAACTATGACCTGCCTAACGAAGCTGAAAACTATGTTCATCGCATAGGACGCACCGCCCGTGCCGGAAAATCTGGCAAGGCTTACACTTTTTGCAGCGAGCAGGACGTCTATAACCTTCCGGCGATCGAGCGCTTTATTGAAATGAAAATTCCGTCAAGGGTTGCGGACGAATCTTTATTTGCCGAGGATAAGAGCGAGGGTGTTTACATACGGACTGAAAGGCGGGGAGGCGGAGATTTCGACAGAAGCGCTTCCCGCACCCGAAGGCCGCGTTCCGAAGAATCATCGCGCAGAGGCCGTCCTTTCTCAAAGAAAACTGAAAGCGGTTCAAGGTTTAAAAAAGACAAAAATAAATTCTCAGGAGAAGAAAGACGGCAGGACAGCGGCAGAGAAGGCTCTAAAAAATACGGACAAAGGGAAAGACTTAAGGGATTTCAAACTTCCAAGGACCTTGAAAAATTGGAAAATCTTTCTTTTGACGAGCGTATGAAGCTTTACAGACAAAAGTATGCGCCCGGAACTTCTTCCATGCCTAAGGCGGCTCCGCAAAAGGGTGCCGTACGTTCTGACGGTCGTAGAAAGAATACTCGGAAAGTTAGTTCACCTAAAAAGCCCGGATTTTTGTCGAAAATAATGAGCGCTTTAGGTTTTGACCAAAAAAATAAACAGGGGAAAACAAAGTGA
- a CDS encoding class I SAM-dependent methyltransferase, which produces MNDNELYQAEIFSNRLEKKYRTLRKWARKNGITCYRLYDRDIPEIPLSCDLYEFLPEGIFEREAASVFMQKEYETQVLNDRDAMKKTAERRYLNMFLYERPYEKSYHEEKSWLTAMAKAASEILQIDLTHIIIKMRRRSKGGSQYANYADSVLSEVLSGENVQNMTAATFASGADGEINLINTKEVPDIFTVSNKRAAAAGIVQEHGLLFTVDLLKHLDSGLFLDHRPLRRIICETSKEKSVLNLFCYTGSFSVYAAAGEARMVESVDLSNAYLSLAKKNMKLNGFRSDDKYVFTRSDVIKFLEQKAALMHSPGSQGFDIIILDPPTFSNSKSSQSVLDINRDWPYMVNMCVSLLNNGGVLYFSTNSRRLVFDISKIYCSSGERNFKEKGNIGCSLHAGSSSALGLLTHSPSARSPIAGEPHNRDSRDSLLSRGLLARNTIARDSRAIEVEDISLKTVPEDFRNVKIHRCWKITV; this is translated from the coding sequence ATGAATGATAATGAATTATATCAGGCAGAAATTTTTTCGAACCGGCTTGAAAAAAAATACAGAACGCTCAGAAAATGGGCGCGAAAAAACGGAATAACCTGTTACCGATTATACGATCGCGACATTCCGGAAATTCCATTATCATGCGACCTTTACGAGTTTTTGCCGGAAGGAATTTTTGAGCGTGAAGCGGCATCCGTTTTTATGCAAAAAGAATATGAAACGCAGGTTTTAAATGACCGCGACGCAATGAAAAAAACCGCTGAAAGGCGATATCTTAACATGTTTTTATATGAGCGTCCGTATGAAAAATCTTATCATGAAGAAAAAAGCTGGCTTACCGCCATGGCAAAAGCTGCTTCGGAAATTCTGCAAATCGATCTTACGCATATCATCATAAAAATGCGCCGTCGCTCAAAAGGCGGAAGCCAGTATGCAAATTATGCGGATAGTGTGTTAAGTGAAGTATTAAGCGGCGAAAATGTGCAAAACATGACAGCTGCAACTTTTGCTTCCGGAGCCGACGGAGAAATCAATTTAATCAACACAAAAGAAGTTCCGGATATTTTTACCGTATCGAATAAACGCGCTGCGGCGGCGGGAATCGTTCAAGAGCATGGGCTCCTTTTTACCGTGGACTTATTAAAACATCTTGACTCGGGGTTGTTTCTTGATCACAGACCTCTGCGCCGCATAATCTGCGAAACTTCAAAAGAAAAATCCGTCTTAAATCTTTTTTGCTATACGGGTTCGTTTTCTGTATACGCGGCGGCGGGAGAAGCTCGAATGGTGGAATCAGTAGACTTATCGAACGCATATCTGTCGCTCGCAAAGAAAAATATGAAATTAAACGGCTTCCGCTCTGACGACAAATATGTTTTTACGCGTTCGGATGTGATAAAATTTTTAGAACAAAAAGCGGCCTTAATGCATTCGCCCGGATCGCAAGGCTTTGACATAATAATTTTAGACCCGCCGACTTTCAGCAACTCTAAAAGTTCTCAGTCGGTTCTGGACATAAATCGCGACTGGCCTTACATGGTCAATATGTGCGTTTCTTTGTTAAACAACGGCGGAGTTTTGTATTTTTCAACAAACAGCAGGCGTCTCGTATTCGACATATCAAAAATATACTGCAGCAGCGGGGAGCGCAATTTTAAAGAAAAGGGCAATATCGGATGCAGCCTGCATGCCGGCAGCTCGAGTGCGCTCGGCCTGCTTACGCACAGTCCGAGCGCCAGAAGTCCTATTGCCGGCGAGCCGCATAACCGAGACAGTCGCGATAGCCTACTCTCCCGCGGCCTGCTTGCTCGCAACACGATTGCCCGCGACAGCCGCGCTATTGAAGTGGAAGACATAAGCTTAAAAACCGTCCCCGAAGACTTTAGAAACGTAAAAATCCACCGCTGCTGGAAGATCACGGTTTAA
- the rpmE gene encoding 50S ribosomal protein L31 — protein MKKGIHPDYKARKVVCVCGNVIETRSTAKNDIHVEICSACHPFFTGKQKLVDTAGRIDRFNKRYGIKSEN, from the coding sequence ATGAAAAAGGGTATTCACCCGGACTACAAGGCGAGAAAGGTCGTCTGTGTCTGCGGAAATGTTATTGAAACACGGTCAACGGCAAAAAACGACATTCATGTTGAAATTTGTTCCGCTTGTCATCCGTTTTTTACCGGTAAGCAGAAATTGGTAGACACGGCCGGACGTATCGATCGCTTTAATAAACGTTACGGAATCAAATCAGAAAATTAA
- a CDS encoding ABC-F family ATP-binding cassette domain-containing protein: protein MITVSDVSVKFSEKPLFKDVNLKFTPGNCYGIIGANGAGKSTFLKVLSGEHEHNSGTISLSPGERIAVLQQDHFAFDKYSVKDTVMMGFPKLYECSNARTEIYEKSDFTEEDGIKASELEAEFGELGGWEAENQIEQMLSGLGLEEEFHDKNMSELDEGQKVRVLLAQSLFGNPDILLLDEPTNGLDIESITWLEDFLIDFPNTVIVVSHDRHFLNSVCTYICDIDYGKISQFTGNYDFWYQMSQILQRQAKDQAKKREEKMKDLKEFILRFASNAAKSRQATSRKKVYDKLALEELPVTSRKFPYVSFKPDREIGNNVLEIRKLNYEEDGNVLLKDFSLIVNRTDKIAFVGIEHNSVSAFYDIITGNKKASSGEVFWGQTIKYDYMPRDNAVYFNTDCSITDWLRQYSPEQDDAYVRGFLGRVLFSGDESLKPVKVLSGGEKMRCMLSKLMLSGANTLIFDDPTNHLDLEAIESLNEGIINFPGVVLFNSHDHEFIQSIANRIVEITPNGIIDRMMNFDDYLKDDQVAELRRKFYEGTGKKLKYRV, encoded by the coding sequence GTGATAACGGTTTCCGATGTAAGCGTAAAATTCAGTGAAAAACCCTTATTTAAAGACGTAAATTTAAAATTTACGCCGGGAAACTGTTACGGCATCATAGGAGCAAACGGAGCGGGAAAATCGACTTTTTTAAAAGTCCTTTCAGGCGAGCATGAACATAATTCCGGTACCATATCGCTTTCTCCCGGGGAACGGATAGCCGTGTTGCAGCAGGACCATTTTGCCTTCGATAAGTACTCGGTAAAAGACACGGTTATGATGGGATTCCCAAAATTATACGAATGCAGTAATGCCCGCACTGAAATTTATGAAAAGAGCGATTTTACCGAAGAGGACGGAATAAAAGCCAGCGAACTTGAAGCCGAATTCGGGGAGCTCGGCGGCTGGGAAGCTGAAAACCAGATAGAACAGATGCTTTCGGGACTCGGGCTGGAAGAAGAATTCCACGACAAGAACATGAGCGAACTTGACGAGGGACAAAAGGTTCGGGTTTTGCTTGCGCAGTCCTTGTTCGGAAATCCCGATATATTGCTTCTCGACGAACCTACGAACGGTCTTGATATTGAATCTATCACTTGGCTTGAAGATTTTTTGATCGATTTTCCTAATACCGTAATAGTGGTGAGCCATGACCGTCATTTTTTGAACAGCGTTTGTACTTACATCTGCGACATAGACTACGGAAAGATAAGCCAGTTTACCGGAAACTATGATTTCTGGTATCAGATGAGCCAGATCCTGCAAAGACAGGCGAAGGATCAGGCAAAAAAACGCGAAGAAAAAATGAAGGATCTCAAAGAATTCATCCTTCGCTTTGCGTCCAACGCGGCTAAAAGCAGACAGGCCACGAGCCGTAAAAAAGTATATGACAAACTGGCTCTTGAAGAATTGCCCGTCACAAGCCGTAAATTTCCGTACGTAAGTTTTAAACCGGATCGGGAAATCGGAAACAATGTTCTTGAAATACGTAAATTGAATTATGAGGAAGACGGAAATGTTCTTTTAAAAGATTTTTCGTTGATCGTAAACCGTACCGATAAAATCGCTTTTGTGGGAATAGAACATAATTCCGTTTCCGCTTTTTACGATATAATAACCGGAAATAAAAAAGCTTCTTCCGGCGAAGTTTTTTGGGGACAGACCATAAAATACGACTACATGCCGCGCGACAACGCCGTTTATTTTAATACGGACTGCAGCATAACGGACTGGCTTCGCCAATATTCTCCGGAACAAGACGACGCCTATGTGCGCGGTTTTTTAGGGCGTGTGCTTTTTTCAGGGGACGAATCGCTTAAGCCTGTAAAAGTCTTAAGCGGCGGCGAAAAGATGAGATGTATGCTTTCAAAACTAATGCTGAGCGGAGCCAACACTCTCATATTTGACGATCCCACGAACCATCTGGATCTTGAAGCCATTGAAAGTTTGAATGAAGGAATAATAAATTTTCCCGGTGTGGTTTTGTTTAACAGCCACGATCACGAATTCATACAGTCTATCGCCAACAGAATCGTAGAAATTACCCCTAACGGCATTATTGACCGAATGATGAATTTTGACGATTATTTAAAAGACGATCAGGTAGCGGAACTCCGCCGAAAATTTTATGAAGGAACGGGGAAAAAACTCAAGTACAGGGTCTAG
- a CDS encoding ATP-dependent helicase translates to MPFDLQSLKHELNPEQYRAVTTTEGPILIIAGAGSGKTRVITYRIAHMLNIGIPQSQILALTFTNKAAKEMETRIKELTGKKLQNLTVSTFHAFGVRILRKHIEKLGWRENFSIYDETDRSSLIKETGRELHFTQDSLDVYKIGGLFSNIKTGRKNWESANDMYKSLYESYQEGLKLFNAVDFDDLIVLPIKLFRSHPEVLEEYKNTYKYIMVDEFQDTSHQQYEMMRLLADKNVAVVGDDDQSIYSWRGADYRNIIQFEKDFPNVTEIRLEQNYRSTTTILAAANGVISHNTNRKDKKLWSEKRGGKPIEIFMPENETAEADFIAEMIQGVAAEERIKYDNFGVLIRANTQSRPIEEAFLEANIPYTMSGGTSFFQRKEIKDIISYLRVIANRNDDVNLLRIINVPRRGIGRTTIETLNNCAKAMECSIWTAMETILKTENAPVSENVKNDLRSFVSIIENNSSMISGKNLAKKTKALVDQINYRDHLITEYSKNEKAVRFKLLNIESFIDSMEIWENDADNYDGNLYTYLNRITLLSRDDLEDEDQGKVNLMTIHASKGLEFPVVFIAGAEEGLIPHARSVEENGGSVEEERRLFYVAITRARNKLFISACRKRRRQQSGVECEPSCFLDEIPQNLIEYHQPPKAPDDKTALEFLKQMKKNLRKS, encoded by the coding sequence ATGCCATTCGATCTGCAAAGCCTTAAGCATGAACTAAATCCGGAACAATACAGAGCGGTAACTACTACGGAAGGTCCCATCCTTATTATAGCCGGAGCCGGTTCGGGTAAAACCCGTGTGATAACTTATAGAATCGCCCACATGCTGAACATCGGCATTCCGCAGAGCCAGATCCTTGCGCTCACATTTACGAACAAGGCCGCAAAAGAGATGGAAACTCGTATAAAGGAACTTACAGGCAAAAAACTGCAAAATCTTACGGTTTCCACCTTTCACGCTTTCGGCGTCCGCATATTAAGGAAACATATAGAAAAGCTGGGCTGGCGGGAAAATTTTTCAATCTATGACGAAACGGATCGGTCTTCGCTGATAAAAGAAACCGGGCGAGAACTTCATTTTACTCAGGACTCGCTTGACGTTTACAAGATAGGCGGCCTTTTTTCAAACATAAAGACCGGCAGAAAAAACTGGGAAAGCGCGAACGACATGTATAAAAGCCTTTATGAATCCTATCAGGAAGGTCTTAAGCTGTTTAATGCGGTGGACTTCGACGACCTTATAGTGCTGCCCATAAAACTGTTCCGCTCACATCCTGAAGTCCTTGAAGAATACAAAAACACGTACAAGTACATAATGGTAGACGAATTTCAGGATACAAGTCACCAGCAATACGAGATGATGCGTCTTTTGGCAGACAAAAACGTAGCCGTAGTAGGAGACGACGATCAGTCCATATACAGCTGGAGAGGCGCCGATTACCGAAACATAATCCAATTTGAAAAAGATTTTCCGAACGTTACTGAAATCAGGCTCGAACAAAACTACCGGTCGACAACGACAATATTGGCGGCGGCTAACGGCGTAATATCGCACAACACAAACAGAAAAGACAAAAAACTCTGGAGCGAAAAGCGGGGCGGAAAACCCATAGAAATATTCATGCCCGAAAACGAAACGGCGGAAGCTGATTTTATTGCGGAGATGATACAGGGAGTTGCCGCGGAAGAACGAATAAAATACGACAATTTCGGCGTTCTGATAAGGGCGAACACACAAAGCCGCCCCATCGAAGAAGCGTTTTTGGAAGCCAACATTCCCTACACTATGAGCGGAGGAACAAGCTTTTTTCAGCGGAAAGAAATCAAAGACATTATAAGCTACTTGCGGGTGATAGCGAACCGCAACGACGACGTAAATCTTTTACGCATAATAAACGTACCCAGACGCGGCATAGGACGGACTACGATAGAAACCCTGAACAACTGTGCAAAAGCTATGGAATGTTCCATTTGGACTGCGATGGAAACAATACTGAAAACAGAAAATGCGCCCGTAAGCGAAAACGTAAAAAACGATCTGAGATCCTTTGTCTCAATAATCGAAAACAATTCTTCAATGATAAGCGGTAAAAATCTTGCAAAAAAAACAAAGGCGCTTGTAGACCAAATAAATTACCGAGATCACCTTATAACCGAATATTCGAAAAACGAAAAGGCTGTCCGATTTAAACTCTTAAACATTGAAAGTTTTATCGACTCTATGGAGATATGGGAAAACGACGCCGACAACTATGACGGCAATCTGTATACATATCTTAACAGGATCACGCTTTTAAGCCGCGACGATTTGGAAGATGAAGATCAGGGCAAAGTAAATCTTATGACCATCCATGCCTCAAAGGGGCTTGAATTTCCGGTGGTGTTTATCGCCGGAGCCGAAGAAGGTCTTATTCCGCATGCGCGCTCGGTCGAAGAAAACGGCGGCAGCGTAGAAGAAGAAAGGCGCCTTTTTTACGTGGCGATAACGAGAGCCAGAAACAAACTTTTTATTTCCGCATGCCGAAAGCGCCGCCGCCAACAAAGCGGCGTCGAGTGCGAACCTTCCTGTTTTTTGGATGAAATTCCGCAAAACCTTATCGAATATCATCAGCCGCCTAAAGCTCCGGACGACAAAACCGCGCTGGAATTTTTAAAACAGATGAAAAAGAATCTAAGGAAGTCCTGA
- a CDS encoding GldG family protein, which translates to MSKKYFYLCLILSLISFSAIGFCAVYLTNNFGAKLDFTEKKLYTLSSETKKILSSLENDITITVYNRETDFPIFIKNLLDSYKPENKHISIEYCDPYSDPQTIRKMKDRGFEIAENDISVESDNCTKLLKIENLYKLNLSGNKVEQLLAEQKISSAIDFVTTDNRKTVLFTDGHGEEPSVSLEDVFENNHFKVVLSEISVLGIDPETILIVICAPKKDFTEDEISLLEEYLRSGGSVMLFAELGSSGMSNLSYFLKDRGIGLTDSAIHEPKLYISGNQLNIVANYCENEINTYFTHNRRYVIAPSSSEVTQEYISQGRTNTAQVLRTTSESFSEDGSIGSKGICVSSVRKNVDKNGLLKDQKLIVFGSKLIYGDDLLCEEKLANFDFVVQATAWLIGDYSLLDIPPKKIEAYIIPVTASQSSLYGIITMGVIPAIILLFGFIVLFRRKYL; encoded by the coding sequence ATGAGCAAAAAATATTTTTATCTTTGCCTTATACTCAGCCTTATTTCCTTTTCTGCGATAGGGTTCTGTGCTGTTTATCTGACTAATAATTTTGGAGCAAAACTAGATTTTACGGAAAAAAAACTATATACGTTGTCTTCAGAGACAAAAAAAATTCTTTCGTCTCTGGAAAATGACATTACAATAACAGTTTATAATAGAGAAACAGATTTTCCGATATTTATAAAAAATCTACTTGACTCATATAAACCTGAAAACAAACATATCAGCATTGAGTATTGTGATCCATATTCTGACCCGCAGACAATAAGAAAAATGAAAGATCGCGGTTTTGAAATTGCCGAAAACGATATTTCTGTTGAATCTGATAATTGTACAAAGCTGCTTAAGATAGAAAATTTGTATAAACTTAATCTTTCCGGTAATAAGGTTGAGCAACTTTTAGCTGAACAAAAAATCTCTTCGGCTATAGATTTTGTAACAACCGATAATCGGAAAACTGTCCTGTTTACTGATGGCCATGGAGAGGAGCCTTCTGTATCTCTTGAAGATGTTTTTGAAAACAATCATTTTAAGGTTGTTTTGTCTGAAATTTCAGTTTTGGGAATTGATCCGGAAACAATCCTGATTGTCATTTGCGCGCCAAAAAAAGACTTTACAGAGGATGAAATTTCTCTTTTAGAGGAATATTTGAGAAGCGGAGGGTCTGTGATGCTTTTTGCTGAGCTAGGATCTTCCGGAATGTCAAATTTAAGTTATTTCCTTAAAGATCGCGGAATTGGACTTACAGACAGTGCGATTCATGAACCAAAGCTTTATATTTCTGGTAATCAGCTTAATATTGTTGCAAACTATTGTGAAAATGAAATAAACACATATTTCACACATAATCGCCGTTACGTTATCGCTCCTTCTTCTTCTGAAGTTACACAAGAATACATTAGTCAAGGCCGTACAAATACTGCCCAGGTTCTTCGGACTACCTCAGAGTCATTTTCTGAAGATGGTTCAATAGGCTCAAAGGGAATATGCGTTAGTTCGGTCCGTAAGAATGTTGACAAAAACGGGCTTTTGAAAGATCAAAAGCTGATAGTTTTTGGGTCGAAGTTGATTTACGGCGATGATTTGCTCTGCGAAGAAAAATTAGCTAACTTCGATTTTGTTGTACAGGCAACGGCTTGGCTTATTGGTGATTATTCATTGCTTGATATACCTCCAAAGAAAATTGAAGCTTATATAATCCCTGTAACAGCGTCCCAGAGCAGTTTATATGGAATAATAACAATGGGTGTAATACCAGCCATTATTCTGCTTTTTGGATTTATCGTATTGTTTCGGAGGAAATATCTCTGA
- a CDS encoding integrase catalytic domain-containing protein codes for MKTKQKLTEETAKRYCTANKKYKTKIIDEFIATTGYNQKYAIHILKNTACIKITHFNNVERKSVQIITKVRKKRHYEKYYGQDAHKEIIHLWIFSMYLCAKRLVPFIRDNIDYLTQKFGYDEQLKRKLNNISSATVSRILKPEIPKHSIRGISTTRPAKNLNKLIPIRTFFNWDQRKLGFFEADTVANCGIRNEGQYICTLTLTDLHSGWTENRALLNKAQRLVKEAVEDVRINFPFAMKGIDIDNGSEFKNTQLLQWCNYNQITFTRSRPYEKNDNCFVEQKNNSVVRRIVGYYRFEGETAHAVMAELYESYSKLVNFFFPSLKIVAKERMDAKLIKKYDAAKTPYRRLMESMNVSPDEKEELLCRKNALDLGDLLEITQRLQSKLISMAVPWTK; via the coding sequence ATGAAAACGAAACAGAAATTAACCGAAGAAACGGCAAAACGCTACTGCACGGCAAACAAAAAGTACAAGACGAAAATCATCGATGAGTTCATCGCAACCACCGGCTACAATCAAAAATATGCCATCCACATCCTCAAAAATACTGCATGCATAAAAATAACGCATTTCAATAATGTCGAGAGAAAGAGCGTACAGATAATCACGAAAGTACGTAAAAAGCGACACTATGAAAAATACTACGGTCAAGACGCACACAAAGAAATTATTCACTTATGGATATTTTCGATGTACCTGTGTGCAAAACGCCTTGTACCCTTTATCCGCGACAATATCGATTACCTTACTCAAAAGTTCGGTTATGATGAACAGCTCAAGCGAAAACTGAACAATATATCAAGCGCAACGGTCTCTAGGATTCTCAAGCCGGAAATCCCCAAGCATTCAATCCGCGGAATTTCGACGACACGTCCTGCCAAGAACCTGAACAAGCTTATTCCGATCCGCACATTCTTCAATTGGGATCAGCGTAAACTAGGATTTTTCGAAGCCGATACCGTAGCCAACTGCGGTATAAGAAACGAAGGACAGTATATTTGTACGCTCACACTCACCGACTTGCATTCAGGATGGACTGAAAACAGAGCTCTTTTGAACAAAGCTCAGCGTTTGGTAAAAGAAGCCGTTGAGGATGTGAGAATAAACTTTCCGTTCGCTATGAAAGGTATTGATATTGATAACGGGAGCGAGTTCAAAAATACACAGCTTTTGCAATGGTGTAACTATAATCAAATTACATTTACCCGAAGCCGTCCGTACGAAAAGAACGACAATTGTTTTGTTGAACAGAAAAATAATAGCGTGGTCAGACGCATTGTCGGCTACTATCGATTTGAGGGAGAGACTGCTCATGCTGTTATGGCTGAATTGTATGAGAGCTACAGCAAGCTCGTTAACTTCTTTTTCCCTTCATTGAAGATAGTGGCAAAGGAACGCATGGACGCAAAGCTCATAAAGAAATATGATGCGGCGAAGACTCCCTATCGCAGACTGATGGAAAGTATGAATGTAAGTCCTGATGAAAAAGAGGAGTTACTTTGTAGGAAGAATGCACTTGATTTAGGGGATCTGCTTGAAATAACTCAACGGCTTCAAAGCAAACTTATTTCTATGGCCGTCCCTTGGACTAAATAA